In one window of Burkholderiales bacterium DNA:
- the fabZ gene encoding 3-hydroxyacyl-ACP dehydratase FabZ, giving the protein MTLTSPSDIQRLFQHVPHRYPFVLVDHIDACEAGAWVRARKHVSFDEPYFENVADTRPSMPPTLVVEALAQAGGVLCLCSGLSKPEGGSITYLAGIDHTRFERPAYAGDTLALECRIDRALRGVVRMTGRATVDGELVVETRLTVVVRDRE; this is encoded by the coding sequence CCCTCACCTCACCCTCCGACATCCAGCGCCTGTTCCAGCACGTTCCCCACCGCTATCCGTTCGTGCTCGTCGATCACATCGACGCATGCGAAGCCGGGGCGTGGGTCCGCGCGCGCAAGCACGTGTCGTTCGACGAACCGTATTTCGAGAACGTCGCGGACACGCGGCCCTCGATGCCGCCGACGCTCGTGGTGGAGGCGCTGGCGCAGGCCGGCGGCGTCCTGTGCCTCTGCTCCGGTCTCTCGAAGCCGGAGGGCGGTTCGATCACCTACCTCGCCGGCATCGACCACACGCGTTTCGAGCGGCCGGCGTACGCGGGCGACACCCTGGCGCTCGAGTGCCGGATCGACCGGGCGCTGCGGGGCGTCGTGCGGATGACCGGACGCGCCACCGTCGACGGCGAACTCGTCGTCGAGACGCGCCTCACCGTCGTGGTTCGCGACCGCGAATAG